The genomic region AACCCCACCTCATCGTGGAAGCTTCCATGACGAGAATCTAGAGGTAGCAAGTCGACACCGCAGCAGTCCCAAGCAAGGGCACCACAAGAGCAATGGTCGGCCGGTCGAGCCGCACCCGTCTCGCCCCGAGCGCGCATCCATCGATCAACCCCAGCTCTTGCAGCCGACGAACGTCTCGCACTGCTTGCTACGTCCCTGACCGACCTCCTCGGTATCGTCTTGGACaccgatggcgatgcggatgGCACTTCGGCCAAAGGCGAAATACAGGTCGGTAATAGTGGAGAGCCAACCCCAAGCCCCGGCTGGGTGGGTGCTAGAGGCGGGGGTTACATTAGTGCCTGACGTCTGCCGAGCCTCTAAAAGCCGCCCGGCTCCGGCTGTGCAATCGATCTCCAGTGGACCGACCCGCGGGGGGCTTCAGGCCCTCGGTGCTGCCTGGATTGTTCCAGTTGACGCGAGGAATCCGATTGCCCTGCACAGCCTCCACGATAGTCCTAACAGGTAGAGAGACTCATTCCCCATCCCTGCAGCCAATTCTACCCTGACCTCCACGAGCACAGCACGGCCATCAACTGAAAGGCATGTCTCCGCTGCATGttcgcgcccgcccgacgacaGTGCCCAGGCAGCATGCCTGGCGGCCCCGGACAGCGCTAGGAAGACCTCCACCAAGCTCCGGCTGATGACAGGCTGCTTCGGTACCAACAAATCGCCTCTACACCATCACGATTCCCATCCGTCATTGCCGTTCACCGTCGCGGAATCCTGCATCAATTGCCCCAAGACTCAAAATGCGACTCATCGAGCGCTCACAACCCCTGCCAGCTGATCTTGGCCTACcccgctgtcgtcggcgagctcctcaaCTGGGAACATGAACCCCAACCTCAGCCGGGCGTCTTTTCTACAATCCAGCTCCAAGactccgccaccgcccaaGAAAGAGACTAACTTGTTAGTTACTACCAGTGGTGGGGGTTGGGCTGCTTGTGCGCCATGCAGGCAGCCTCGTCTACTTCAACTTTCTCCCCTTTGGCGGCTCAGCATCGTGTCTCTGACTGCGATGTGACGCCCACTACGCGGATGCATGCCGGGAGCGGGCGGTGCCAGCAAATTGTTGATAtgatgggctggctggctggctggctggtggtgcaAGAGCCTCGTTCGTGCAACCATAAAACGAGAAGCCTCCTCCAGCCCCGAAAAGTCACCATCAAATCGCCATCAAAGAGACTCTCGAGGCAgacctctctctctccataCTGCGAAcgaacaacaacaacaacatcatcatcatcatctcctGAAACGCCCGGCCGTGATCTAGGTGCTGCCGTTCTTTATAGCCAGACCACACGTCCTTGATCCGATCCCCGAACCTTCATCGTCCACCACAACTGCCCGCATCGCGCATCgacaccacaccaccacaaccgccgccatgtcgtACCGCATCTCCGCACCAGACGAGTACCTCGCCGTCACCGGCATGGGCGTGCGTACCGTCAAGATCACAAAGGCCGCCTGGGTATGGCCTTTCCAGCGGTGCACCCGCTTCTCGGTCCAGCCCCACGACTACGCCATGGACCTCCAGGCCATGaccaaggagaagctgcagTTTTCCCTCCCCGTCGTCTTCACCGTCGGCCCCGACGTcaacgcccgcggcgccaacgccggcctctccgtcgccgaggccgccggccccgcaGATGATgacccccgcggcggcctccgTGAGGACCGTGGCGACGCCCTCATGAAGTACGCCATGCTGCTGGCCCAGTCCGACTCTTCCTCCCGCGTCAAGACGGACCAGCGCACGCACGTCGCCAACATCGTCAAGGGCATCATCGAGGGCGAGAcccgcgtcctcgtctccaGCATGACCATGGAGGAAATCTTCACCGAGCGCGAGGTCTTCAAGCGCCGCATCTTCCGCAACATCCAGTCCGAGCTCGACCAGTTCGGCCTCAAAATCTACAACGCCAAcgtcaaggagctcaaggacgcgCCCAACTCGGTCTACTTCGAGTCCCTCTCCCGCAAGGCCCACGAGGGCGCCACCAACCAAGCccgcatcgacgtcgccgaggcgcagctgcgcggTAATGTCGGCGAGGCCCAGCGCAAGGGCGAGCAGGACCGCGAGATTGCCAAGATCAACGCCGAGACGGCCGTCCAGAAGACGGAGCGCGACATCGAGCGCTcccaggccgaggcgcgcctcAACACCAAGCAGACGGTGCTGacgcgcgacgtcgacattgcccgcgtcgaggcccagcgcgccctcgagtccaaggacgaggacctcaagaaggaggtcgagatccgccgcgccgccgccgagctggagcgccTGCGTGCCCGCGACGTTGTCAAGGCCACCATTGCCAGGGagagcaagcagcaggccgccgacgcctcggcctACGAGGtgtccgccgacgcccgcgctcgccaggaggcgacgcagcgccacgccgacggcggcgcctacacggtgcgcgtcgacgccgaggcggccaactACGCCACCCAGCAGGCCGCagaggccgccgtcatccgtcagctcaaggaggccgaaGGTGtcagcgccatggccgacgcctACGGcaagatggcgacggcgtttgGCGGGCCCGCCGGCCTCCTGCAGTACATGATGATCGAGAAGGGCACCTACGTCGAGCTGGCAAAGGCCAACGCCGAGGCGGTTCGCGGCATGGCTCCCAAGATTTCCGTCTGGAacacgggcagcagcagcggcagcggcggtggcgcaaACGACCCCGCCGAGGCGATGCGCAACGTCTACcagatgctgccgccgctcatGACCACCATCAACGAGCAGACGGGCATCACGCTGCCCGAGTGGCAATTTGGGCGGCTCAATgcccaggccgaggccatgcaCAAGGGCAAGGTCAACGGCGATCAATGAGTGCGATGTCTTGGCTTGAGTCGCATGTAAGATATGGGCGTGGTGCGGATTGTATTATCACGAAACTCTTAAACTGGTGGGAATACCCTGTTCTGCTTGAGCGCGCGACAACAATTCCCTTTGTCTCTCTCCCCCTTTTGTATCTACTACTTATATAGACTGAATACAGCGTGTGATACCCACCCTTTCAGATGCTCTCTTTCATTTGACCACCTCAAAGCCCTCCATCGCGTCGAGCGCCCCGCGAATGATGCCACGGTACGCCGGAAGCCCCTCCATGAAGCACATgggctccttgaccttgtccggcgcgctgccgcccataAACGTCGACGAGTTCAGGGTCGGAACGAGGGTCGTGTCGGCGTAGCGCACGATTCGGTCCttccacgcgcgcgccgcctcgggcttGGGGTCGACGTAGCGCCAGCCCTCTCGCCGGACCTTGTCGAGGCAGTCGGCGATCCAGCGGCCCTGGGCctcgacgctcgagggcccgTTGGAGAGCAGCGTGGGGCCGTGTACGCCGTAGAGGTGGAACATGTTGGGGTAGCCGGGGACGGTGAGGCCGAGGTACgtgagcgcgccgccggggctcTGGCGCcactcgtcgcgcagggcggtGCCGTGGATGctctcgaggccgagctgcgtCATGACTGGTTGGTCACGCGTGTACGTGTCAGTTGTGTTTTTAACGGGTCGTTTCTTGGGGTGGAAGACGACACGATGAGAGaaagaaaggggggagggggcacaAAGGGGGACAGAGAAAAGGGGTAgagagaaaaggggggaaggggcAATAGACACTTGCCTCCCGTCACAATGTCAAaccccgtcgccagcgcAATCACGTCAAACTCGTGATGCGTCCCGTCCTCGAGCCGGATCCCCGTCTCGGTAAACTCCTTGATGGCGTTGTTGCGAATGtccacgacgtcgacgttgtcGCGGTTAAAGTGCTCATAGTAGCAATACTCGAGACAGGGGCGCTTAATGCCAAAGAAAtgcggcggctcctccggCACCAGCAGGTCCCTCTTCCGGGGGTCACGAATGCGGCCCCGCGTCTTCTTGACCCAAAAGTCGTAAAAGTCGCGGTTGCCCGCCGGGTCGAAGAGGAGGTCCTTGTGCACGCTCAGCCAGGGGCGGAacccgcctcgccgccacgcctcctcgcgcagggcctcgcgcaccgcgggcgcgtcgtcgaagGTGTTGCGCTCCGTCCAGTCGTACATGAAGCCCGCAAACGTGCGCTCGCGGAGCGTGAAGATCTCGCGGTACCACTGCTTCTTGTCCGCCTCTTGCTCCTCGGCGGAGAGCGGCCGGAGGCGCATCGGGAGCGCCAGGTTGGGCGTGCGCTGCAGCACCGTCAGCGTGCCCGCCTGTGAGCCCCATGCTTGTGCGATTTGCACGCCCGAGGCACcggtgccgatgacggcgcagcGCTTGCCCTCGACGGGGATCTCTCGGTCGGGCCAAAAGGACGAGTGGTGCATCTCGCCCTTGAACGTGTCCATGCCGGGCCATTCGGGGACATATCGACGCGAGGCCTATCTCAAGAGCTATCATTAGTGTCCGTGAGTGGGAAAAAGAAGAGAAACTTCGAAGCTTCGGCAACGTACAAAGCCGGTCCCGAGGATCAAAAACTTGGTCCTCGCCTGCCGCCCATCCGCAGTCCGCACCGTCcacttgccctcggcggtaTCAAAGCTGCCACCCACGACGACCGTGTTGAACGCGCAGTCCTTCTtgacgcccacgacgcgaTCGACGTGGTCAAAGTACGCGCGCAGGTCCTTGTAGGTAGGGTAGTTGCTCGGCCATGTCCACGTCTCCCAGACGTCGGGCCACGAGAACTGGTACTCGGGCACCTCCGAGTCCACCATGGCGCCCGGGTAGCAGTTCCACCGCCATGTGCCGCCCAGGTCGTTGCCCGCCTCGAAGATGACGGCCCGGTACCCCCTGTCGCGGAGCGTCCTGAGCATGAAGATGCCGGCTATGTGCCCAGAGCGACGCGCATCATACAGTCAGCCATTGACCAGAGCATAATGTAAGGGAAAGAGAAAGGAACACAGGGAATGGGTAGGTCGGACCGAAGCCAGCCCCGACGATGATTGCATCATACTCTGCGTCTCGTGCGTAGGGGccgggcgcgtcgtcgtgagCAACGGAATACTCTGAGAGCTCCGTCTTGAACCTCCTCATCGAGGGCACGTCGTCACCCATGGTTGATCACTTCCAGGTCGAAAATTGTCAAGGATGTCTAATGGATGGAACTTGGAAAGCGGAGGGACTTGCGGTCAACTGCGCACGATATGCACGACATACACTGTTGGGCAAGAAGAGTTGAACTGCAAGATGCGACGAGATCGCACAGCCTCTAGATGAAATACCGGGGTTAAATAGGCAACCCGTGCCGTTGCATCTGCGTTGTATCTGCACATACCTGCATCGTCAGAGTTCCCTTgacccgcccgcgcgcaaTCATCTGTGCGCAGAAGCGACTCTTCGGACGTCTTGCCCCGACCGCGGCCGAGATGCAGACCGACGTGGGGCGAGAGGAGTCTCGATGCCTGCAGTTGGCGCGTCGGAAGGTCCTCTCCGCTTGCGAAGGTACCATCGTGCAAAGGCCAGACCATCTCAAGCATGGTTCCCGTCGACGCGAACCCCAGCATTGCATATGCacaaggcgccgccgcgccctcgctgcACCGGCGGGAGAcgtgatggcgtcgcggccgacgtaACGGCCGTTTAGATGGGGAGCTCCCCAGCCGTCTGTGCCTCGGCCCGCATACCCTGCCTTCCCTTTG from Purpureocillium takamizusanense chromosome 12, complete sequence harbors:
- a CDS encoding uncharacterized protein (COG:U~COG:Z~EggNog:ENOG503NYSH) — protein: MSYRISAPDEYLAVTGMGVRTVKITKAAWVWPFQRCTRFSVQPHDYAMDLQAMTKEKLQFSLPVVFTVGPDVNARGANAGLSVAEAAGPADDDPRGGLREDRGDALMKYAMLLAQSDSSSRVKTDQRTHVANIVKGIIEGETRVLVSSMTMEEIFTEREVFKRRIFRNIQSELDQFGLKIYNANVKELKDAPNSVYFESLSRKAHEGATNQARIDVAEAQLRGNVGEAQRKGEQDREIAKINAETAVQKTERDIERSQAEARLNTKQTVLTRDVDIARVEAQRALESKDEDLKKEVEIRRAAAELERLRARDVVKATIARESKQQAADASAYEVSADARARQEATQRHADGGAYTVRVDAEAANYATQQAAEAAVIRQLKEAEGVSAMADAYGKMATAFGGPAGLLQYMMIEKGTYVELAKANAEAVRGMAPKISVWNTGSSSGSGGGANDPAEAMRNVYQMLPPLMTTINEQTGITLPEWQFGRLNAQAEAMHKGKVNGDQ
- a CDS encoding uncharacterized protein (EggNog:ENOG503NZ5U~COG:Q), with the protein product MGDDVPSMRRFKTELSEYSVAHDDAPGPYARDAEYDAIIVGAGFAGIFMLRTLRDRGYRAVIFEAGNDLGGTWRWNCYPGAMVDSEVPEYQFSWPDVWETWTWPSNYPTYKDLRAYFDHVDRVVGVKKDCAFNTVVVGGSFDTAEGKWTVRTADGRQARTKFLILGTGFASRRYVPEWPGMDTFKGEMHHSSFWPDREIPVEGKRCAVIGTGASGVQIAQAWGSQAGTLTVLQRTPNLALPMRLRPLSAEEQEADKKQWYREIFTLRERTFAGFMYDWTERNTFDDAPAVREALREEAWRRGGFRPWLSVHKDLLFDPAGNRDFYDFWVKKTRGRIRDPRKRDLLVPEEPPHFFGIKRPCLEYCYYEHFNRDNVDVVDIRNNAIKEFTETGIRLEDGTHHEFDVIALATGFDIVTGVMTQLGLESIHGTALRDEWRQSPGGALTYLGLTVPGYPNMFHLYGVHGPTLLSNGPSSVEAQGRWIADCLDKVRREGWRYVDPKPEAARAWKDRIVRYADTTLVPTLNSSTFMGGSAPDKVKEPMCFMEGLPAYRGIIRGALDAMEGFEVVK